CCCTGAAAGAAAAACATCAGCATAATCAACAAGAAACTAAACGAACTGGTGAGCATGCCGAATCGATGGTTGGTTTTAGAGTACAGCTGTTGTTTTCGGTATTTTTCTTCGTCATAAATTCCTTTTACTCCTGCAGGCAATTGATCGCTCCAGCGTGTTGTATTTAAGTAGTCGAGGTATCGCTCGAATATGAAATCAAATGTCAGGATTCCGATAATGATCCAGAATAATGTTGTCATTGTTGATTGTGTTTTAAAATGCACCCAAAGGTAGAAAAGCCATACAGAATGTTGAGTTTTCTATCGTTGATTTATGTTTATTTAAGAATTATTTGGTTGCTACCAGTCGAATAACGTTGGCCAAACCTTTATGAAATGGCCCTTCATCTAGAACAACTTCTTGTTCCGTAATCTCCAGTTTTGAGAAATTGCCAAAATCTGCTTGTAGCTCTTCTTTCGAAAAAAGCATGCCAATGTCTCGTGGTCCACCTGTGTTATTATTAATCTGCTTTTTTGAAAAACCTTCTAAAATCAATGCTCCACCAGGTTTTAAGTAGCCTGCTAGTTTTTCGTGATAACTGCTTCTTTTGTCAGTAGGCATGTGGTTGAAAACTAGTCCGATGCAATCGAACGACTCACTTCCCAGCTCAATGGTGTCATAGGAATAGGTCAGGTATTTAAACTCGACATGAAGTTGCTGCGCCAATTTTTCGGCTTTCTTTTTCCCTTCAATACTTGGATCAAAAGCGGTGACTAGCCAACCTGATTTTGCTGCGAATACCGCATTGCGTCCTTCTCCTTCGCCGGGGAGAAGAATTTTGCCCGGCGTTAGTTTTTGTAGTTCTTCTTTCAGAAAGTTGTTTGGTTCGATACCATACACATATTCTTCGCTTGAAAAGCGTTCGTCCCAGAAATTATTCATGAATCTATTTTTTACGAAATAACAAGAGTCGTGACTGTTTGTTTGTATTGTTAGGTTTAACTTAAAGCATCATATAAAACTTCAACTGGATGCAATACTTTTCGTCCGGTTCCTTCGAGAATGTGATGGCGACATGATGTTCCCGGAGCTGAAATAATTTCTTGCTGTTGGGCTTCGCGCACTGCCGGGAATAAAACCAATTCACCAATTTTTTGGCTGAGCTCGTAATGTTCCTTTTCATAGCCAAAAGAACCGGCCATTCCGCAACAGCCACTTGGGATTTCGGATACGATATAATTCTTGGGGATTTCCAACATCGTTTTTGTAGAGGCGGTACTTGCAATTGCTTTTTGCTGGCAATGACCATGCAGCTTGATTGATTGTGTTGCCTTGGTGAAAAGCGATTGATTAATCTTTCCTTTTTCAAATTCGGAAGCAATAAACTCGTCAAACAGGAAGCTGTTTTTGGCCAATTCTTTCGCTTTCCCTTTCAAACGATCGTCAACCAGCTCCGGGTATTCATCTCGAAAAGCCAAAATCGCAGATGGCTCAATTCCGATTAAAGGAGTTGAATCTGTCACTAACCCCATTAGTTGCTGAACGTTCTTTGAGGCAATTCCTTTAGCTGTTTTTATCAATCCTTTTGACAAGTAGGTTCTGCCGCTTTCACGATGTTTTGGTATTTCAACTTCGTAGCCCAACTTGTTGAGCAGCAAAATTGCTTTGATTCCAATATCGCTTTCGTTTTCATTGGTAAATTCATCAGCAAATAGATAAACTTTTCCCTTGTTCAAGCTCGCGCTGGGGCGAGGTTTAGCGTACCATTTTCGTAAGCTCAGTTTGGAAAGCTTTGGAAGATTACGTTCAGGAGCAAAACCAATTGCCTTTTTAAGCGCATTGGTTGTCATTACAAAATTAGTTACGGTGCGAAAAGTTCTTCCTAAATTGTTTAATTGTGGTAGATAAGCGATTAGCCTGGTGCGTAATGGGATGCCATGAATCTCGTAGTAATGCTGCAAAAACTCGGCTTTAAACTTTGCCATGTCCACATTCGATGGGCATTCGGCTTTGCACGCTTTACAGGAAATACATAGATCAAGGATATTGTAAATCTCCTCATGATCAAACGGATTACTTTTCTCTGAGCGGGTTAAAAACTCACGTAGCACATTGGCTCGTCCCCGGGTGGTTTTGTCTTCATCTTTGGTGGCCATATAAGTCGGGCACATGCTACCACCAATTAAAACACTTTTGCGGCAACCGCCCGTTCCGTTGCACTTTTCAATGGCTCTTAAAAAACCTTTGGTTTCGGAGAAGTCAAAGGTCGTGTCAAACTTTTTTGTTTCTCCAATTAAATACCGGAGATTTTCAGTAATGGGAGGGGTGTCTACTATTTTTCCGGGATTTAGGATATTGTCCGGATCCCAGGTTTGTTTCAGTTTTTTAATGAGTTGATAGTTTGCTTCACCAAGCATAAATGGGATAAATTCGCCACGTAATCTTCCATCGCCATGTTCGCCACTCAACGAACCTTTGTATTTTTTCACCAGAGTAGCAATCTCTTTGGCAATGGTGTGGTAAAGATCAACGTCAGATTCATCTTTCAAATTTAAAAGAGGACGTAAATGTATTTCTCCGGTTGCGATGTGGGCGTATTTCACACAGCTTAATCCATATTTAGCAAGAATATCATCAAATTCCTTCATGTAGTCAGGCAAATAATCGGGCGCCACGGCGGTATCTTCAATTACCGTTGTACTTTGTCGGTCGCCCGCAATATTTGATAATAGCCCAAGGCCTGCTGTGCGAAGAGCCCATACACGTTTGATCATGTCGTTTCCTAGCACCAAGGGAAAATGATAGCCAAGTCCTGCTTCACGAAAATCCTTTTCAAGTTTTTGGGCAATACGGCGAATTTCTTCTTCTGTATCTCTGGCAAATTCAATCATTAGCATCGCTTTCGGATCACCCTGAACGAAAAAGCGGTTTTTACGTTGTTCAATGTTTTCCTTTGTGCAGTTCATAATGATGTCATCCATCAACTCGATCGCACCAGGGTTGTGTTTTAGGGCAACCAAGTTGCCAAGGTAGGCTTCTTGCAGGCTATTAAAATGAGCGCAAACTAATCCCTTGTGTTTTGGAGGAAGGGGAATTAGGTTGAGTTTGATTTGAGTGGTGAATGCTAATGTTCCTTCACTTCCGGCCAGCAGTTTGCAAACGTTAATAGGTTCTCCATTTTTTGTAAATGGATCGGTTTCAAGCAAGATGTCGATCGCATACCCGTTGTTTCGCCGTTTTACTTTTGGGTCAGGATACTCGCTCCTGATATTTTCCTGATTGTTGGTATTTGAAAGCGTTTCATACAGGTTCTTATAGATTCGCGTTTCCAAACTGTCTTGCTTGTCGTTGCATTTAGCCAGGAATTCCTCCGTATTCAACGTCTTAAAAACGACATCAGACCCATTAGAAAGAATGCAGTTTGCTTCCAGGATATGATCGCGGGCACTTCCATAAATCAGCGAATGCAGCCCGCAAGAGTTGTTCCCCACCATACCGCCAATGCAACAACGGTTGGCGGTTGATGTTTCAGGGCCAAACTGTAATCCGTGTGGAGCCAGATACATATTTAGTTCCGTCAGGTTTACTCCCGGTTCAACGATCACCCAATTCTCATCGACATTGAGTTCAATGATCCTGTTCATGTATTTAGAAACATCAATCACAATACCCTTTCCAACAACCTGGCCGGCAAGCGATGTTCCGCCGGCTCGCGGAATTACTGAGGTTTTGTGCTTACGGGCAAAGGCAATAATTTGACGAATGTCTTCTTTATTTCTTGGTTTGCAAACAGCTTGTGGAATTTCGCGGTACGAGGAAGCATCGGTGGCGTAAATAACTTTTTGCACATTGTCTGTATAGACATCACCTTCCAGTTTTTGTTTTAATTCCAGAAACAGATCATTTGTGTTCATAGGAGAATTCTTGGTGCGACGAACAAAATTATCAATTTATTTGAGCTGAAAGAATATTCAGATTCTATTAATTCTCAATTAATTTTCAGAAAAAATTAACATAGCATATGTCTACATGCGTAAAGCTAGATAGATCAATGCAATCGATTGCTCAATACGTTGTGGTTTTTCGTCTAAATAGCTATAAGTCCTTTATTATTGGAGGGGTTAACAAATAATTAGCACACATTGGGGATATCAACTGGTAATTTTCCTTACTTTTGTATTTGAATATTTTACTCAAAAGTTAAAAATCTTAAACTTTCAGATGAAACTACTTGAACGTGTTATTAAGAACGCCCAAAGTTATCAAAAGCGTATTGTTCTTCCAGAAGGAATAGAACCTCGGACTCTGAGAGCCACAGAAATCATCTTAAATGAAAATATTGCCCGGATTATTTTATTGGGAAATCCGGGAGAGATTATGCAGGCAGCTGAAGACCTGGGAGTCAATATTAAAGGTGCTGTACTGATTGATCCGAAAACTGATGAACGTCGGTCAGCCTATGCTGACTTGATGGTCGAAATCAGAAAATCAAAAGGATTGACTAAGGAACAGGCATTGGAAATGTTGAACGACCCATTGGTGTTTGCTCCGTTGATGATTAAAAGTGGTGATGCAGATGGAGAAATTGCCGGTGCAATAAATGCAACAGGTGACGTCCTACGTCCGGCTTTCCAGTTTGTAAAAACGTTGCCGGGAGTGAGTGTTGTTTCCGGTGCTTTCCTGATGTTTGTAAACGATCCTCATTTTGGACATGATGGAATTTTAGTTTTTGCCGATTGCGCAGTAATGCCCGATCCGGATGAACGACAGTTAGCCGAAATTGCGGTGACCACTGCTGGTACCGCAAAAGCCCTTGTTGGCATGGAACCTCGGGTGGCCATGTTGAGCTTCTCGACTAAAGGAAGTGCGAAGCATGAGCGTGTTGACAAGGTGGTAAATGCCACAAGAATAGCTAAGGAGCTAGACGGCGAGTTAAAAATCGATGGTGAATTGCAGTTGGACGCAGCGCTTATACCTGAGGTTGCCAAGTTAAAAGCTCCGGATAGTGAAGTTGCTGGTCGTGCAAACGTATTGGTTTTCCCTGGACTTGAAGCAGCAAATATTGGTTATAAATTAGTACAACGTTTATCGCAAGCAGAAGCTATTGGTCCGGTATTACAGGGAATGGCAGCTCCGATTAATGATCTGTCGAGAGGTTGTTCGGTAAGTGATATCGTAAATATGGTGGCAATTACCTCCAACCAGGCTGCTGCAATGTTCAAATAAATTTAGTAAAAGTTAAAATGGCTAGTGAATTAATACATGAACCAATTGAAGAATTTGGTTTAATAAAGAAAAAGGTATCAAAATCGCTGTTTTCTAAAATTGGTATTGTTGGATGTGGACTTGTCGGACAGAATATTGCCCGTGTAGCTAGTTTCTACGGCATTGAAGTTGTCTTCATCGAAGTTAGCGAAGAAAAAGTACGAGAAGCATACAAAAATATCGGTAAAATCCTTGACAATCGTATCGAGCATTGGGGATTAACCGAAAGTGAAAAAAGAGCAATCCTGGCGAGAATCAAAGGATCGTTAGATTATAAAGATCTTGCAGGATGCGATTTCGTGGTTGAAGCCATTCGCGCTGTCGACCGCGGTGGAAAAATCAAAGAGCGTAAAAAGATTTTCAAGAAGATTGAAAAAGTCGTTCATCACGATTGTATTATTGGAACAAACTCAACGACAATCGTGATTACCGAGCTTTCTTCTGAAATGAAACACAAAGATCGTTGTGTAAGTCTGCACTTTTTGGTTTCGTCACGCGAAGCCCGTATCATGGAGGTTGTAAAAGGACTTTATACATCCGAAGAGGCATATGATAAAGTTTGCAAGTTTGTTAAACTTATCAATCGTAAAATTGTACCCGTTGAAGAATCAGCTGGATTGGTCAGTGTTCGTCTCTTTGTTGTCTTGTTAAACGAAGCTTGTGAAATTTTGTTGGAAGGTGTTGCAAATATGGAAGACATTGATGCTACAATGAAAATAGGTCTTGGAATGAGATTAGGTCCTTTTGAAGTAGCTGATAAAATGGGATTGGATAAAATTGTTCGCTGGATGGAAAATATCTACAGCGAATTTGGTGATGTTCATTACAAACCATCTCCTTACATTAAACGCCTTGTTCGGGCCAAACAATTGGGTATAGCTTCAGGAAAAGGATTTTATGAGTATGATGAGGATGGAAATCGGATTAAAGGTTCAGCCAATAATTGTTAATAGTCAATCTCAAAACGTTGATCAAACAGGAGAACGATTATTAGGGAGCTCCATGCATTGGTCTCCTAAATCAAAAAAAGAACAGCTTAATACGAAAGTTGCACCTCGTTAAATTGAAAAAATATACACATGAAAATTCTGGTTTTAAACTGCGGTAGCAGTTCAATAAAATATCAGCTCTTCAACATGGATGACCAATCGGTTATTGCAAAAGGAGGAGTAGAAAAAATAGGCATGAAAGGTTCATTTTTGAAGCACAATCATGCTGACGGACGTAAAATAATGTTTGAAGGAGAAATTCTGGATCACAAAAGTGGTATCGAATACATTCTGGGAATTTTGACCAGCCAAAAGTATGGTTGTTTGGAAAGTCTGGAAGAAATTGATGCTGTTGGACATCGTGTTGTTCATGGTGGTGAGTATTTCCATGATAGTGAATTGATAACTCATGAAGTTATCGATGCTCTTGTGAAATGTACTGATTTAGCGCCTTTGCATAATCCGCCAAACTTAAAAGGTATAGAGGCTATGGAAGAGCTGATTCCTGGAATTCCTCAGGTTGGTGTTTTCGATACTGCTTTTCACCAAACAATGGAGCCTAAATCATACATGTACGGTATTCCGCATGTGTTGTATGAAAAATACAGTATTCGTCGCTATGGTTTTCATGGCACCAGCCATCGTTATGTTACAAAACGTGCTTGTGATCTTTTGGGGCGTGATTACGAAAATCAGAAAATTATTTCTTGTCATTTGGGTAACGGAGCTTCTGTTGCTGCCATTAAAGACGGTAAGTCCTATGATACCTCCATGGGCTTTACACCTCTTGAGGGATTGGTAATGGGAACCCGTTCTGGTGATTTGGATATTGGTGTAGCAACTTACATCATGGAAAAGGAAGAGCTCGGATTAAAATCGGCTAATACGCTGTTTAATAAACATAGTGGCATGCTTGGATTATCAGGAGTGTCTTCTGATATGAGAGAGATTGAAGAAGCTGCCGAAGAAGGGAACGAACGAGCCAGAGTAGCTTTAGAAATTTACGATTATCGTGTTAAAAAATATATCGGTTCATACATGGCTGGTATGGGCGGATTAGATGTGTTAATTTTTACCGGTGGAATTGGGGAGAACGCTGATACAACACGTAGAGGAGTTGCCGGAGATTTGGAAGCGTTGGGGATCAAAATTGATCCTGAAAAAAATGACGGATTCCGCGGAGAGGGGGTTATAAGTACTGATGATTCTCCAGTGACAGTTATCGTTGTTCCTACCAATGAAGAATTAATGATTGCTCTTGATACCGAGAAAAAAGTTTTGAGCCATGCCAAAGTGTAAGTTTTATATTTGATATTATTGAAATCTGAAACTTCATAGTACAATATATTTTACAATTAACATCCGATGCATTTTATGCGTCGGATGTTTTGTTTTATGGGGTTTAATAACATTTTTTAGATTGACTTTTGTTCTGTACTTTCAATTATTCTTATCGTAATTTTCAAGTCCTTAAAGTATTGTTATGAGTGTAAAACATTTATCAGATCTGTATCAATTAGCCCAAAATAGAAAACCGATCAAAACGATTGTCGTTGCTAATGGGATTGATGAACATAGCATTGAATCTATCTGGAAAGCTCATCAGTTGGGTATTGCCAAAATTATACTAACGGGAGATCGTGAGCGAATAGAGGATGCCTGCAAAACACTGGATATCACTATTGGCGAGTTGCAGATCATTGAGGCTTCAGATGATGAGGATGCAGCACGGAAATCCGTTGATATGGTGAGAAAAGGGAACGCAGATATTTTGATGAAGGGTTTGATAAATACTAATAAATATATGTGGGCAATTCTGAATAAGGAGTTGGGGCTGGTTAATTCGGGAGATTTAATAACGCACATTACTTTGTTAGAAAATCCCAATTATCATAAACTGCTTTTGGCTAGTGATGTGGCGATTATTCCATTTCCTAGTTTGAAACAAAAAGAAGTGATGATCAAATACCTGATTGAAGTTGGTCATAAACTGGGAATTGATGAACCGAAAGTGGCTATAATTGCACCGACAGAGCAAGTGATTGATTCAATTCCATCGTGTGCTGACGCTGCCAAGTTGAAAATTAGAGGAGAGGATGGCTATTTTAAAGGCGGTATAGTTGATGGTCCTATGGCGCTTGATGTAGCTATAGATCCAGAATCTGCTAAAATCAAAAAGATCACTTCTGCTTGTGCCGGAGATGCAGACTGTTTGCTTTTTCCCAGCATCGATTCTGGAAATGTTTTTTATAAAACCAACACCAAACTTTGTCATGCCAACCAGGCTGCAGTGGTTTTCGGTGGAAAAGTTCCCATTGTGTTATCATCGCGCGGAGATGACACACAAACAAAGTTAAACTCGATTGTGTTAGCAGTATTATTGAGTAATTAGAACTATGAACGAATACCGAATATTAGCGATTAATCCGGGGTCGACATCAACTAAGTTTGCTGTGTATTTTAATGAAGAATGCAAGTTGAATAAGACATTACGTCATTCGATAGATGATTTGTCTCGCTACACAAACATATTGCAACAATTTGATTACCGTAAGGGGATGATTATTGATTCGTTGGTGGAGGAAGGTTTTGAGGTGGATCGCATCAAATATATTATTGGTCGAGGTGGTTTGACCTATCCTCTGGAATCAGGCGTTTATATGGTAGACAACGAAATGCTGTTGCATGCCACTCAGGGAGTTTACGGGCAGCACGCCAGCAACCTGGGGCCTTTGATTGCTGATTACATCGCCAACCAAATACCCGGAGCTCAGGCTTTTATTGCTGACCCGGTGGTTACTGATGAAATAAGCGATATTGCTCGAATTACAGGTCATCCAAATTTCGAGAAGAGATCAATCTTTCATGCGCTAAATCAGAAAGCAACAGCTCGTTTTCATGCTAAAAAACAAGGTGAAATATATGAAGATATGAACCTGATTGTCGCTCATCTGGGAGGAGGTATTTCCGTTGGAGCACACCAAAAAGGACGTGTTGTGGACGTTAATAATGGCTTGGACGGAGATGGTCCGTTTAGTCCAGAGCGAAGTGGAGGGTTGCCAACCGGTCAAGTAATCGACTGGTGTTTCGATAGTAATATGACCAAGGACGAAGTTCGTCGCATGGTGGTTGGGGAAGGTGGCTATGTCGCTTATTTGAAAACCAACAATGCGAAAGAAGTTGAGGAGCTTGCCGGCCGGGGAGATGCACAGGCAAAGTTGATTCAGGACGCTATGGCCTACCAAGTGGCAAAATCAATTGGACAAATGGCTGTTGTTTTTGATGGCGTTGTGGATGCCATTCTGCTAACTGGAGGTGTTGCTTATAATAACTATTTAATAGATTACATTCGCAAAAAAGTACAATTCATTGCCGAGGTATTCGTTTATCCAGGCGAAGACGAATTAGAAGCATTGGCAAAAAATGCACTGAGAGTAGCTCGGGAAGAAGTTGTAGCCAAAAAATATCAGCCCAGGTATCCGAAGGCGTAATTTAGAAATATTTACAATTTTAATAATAGCACATCGGCGAGTAAAGATGTCTCATCTCTAGTTAAATAGCGATTCCATTATATTGATAGTGGTTTGTCAGTATTCTTTTTCTGATTGATTTTGTGAGATCAGTCTCAATACTTTTGTTCTCCTATCTGTTATTTATTTACAATAGTGTTTTTTAGTGCCCTAATTTATTTGGGCATGAAAAACAGTCGTGTTTTAATCAGTTCGATTTTCTTGTCTAATTCTATTTTTCAACAGAGAACTATGAAAAAAACTGAAAAATTAAAAAAGGAGCTTGGGTTATTTGATGTGTTTTCAATTAGCACAGGAGCAATGTTTAGCTCAGGATTTTTTTTGTTGCCTGGGTTAGCGTCTCAGTATACCGGACCATCTGTTTTTGTTGCTTACCTGCTTGCCGGATTACTAATTCTTCCGGCGATGTTTAGTATTGCTGAAATTTCAACAGCACTTCCCCGGTCAGGAGGAGCATATTTTTTTCTTGATCGGAGCTTAGGTCCATTAATGGGTACCATTGGAGGTTTAGGAACCTATTTCGCCTTGGTTTTTAAAACAGCTTTTGCGATTGTTGGAATAGGTGCTTACGCTGCTATTTTTTGGGATGTTCCTGTTAAAACGATTGCGGTAGCAGCTACTTTTTTCTTTATGGCATTGAATCTAATTGGTGCTAAAAAAACCTCGCGAATGCAGAGTTTTTTAGTTGTCTTTTTGTTGGTTGTGTTAGGGACTTTTGTTTTTGACGGTCTTTATCGAGTATTTTTCACTGTTGGCGTTGATAAGCCTTCGATCAACACTCATTTCAACCCTTTTTTTACCAATGGTTTTGAAGGACTGATTACAGCGGCTGGCTTTGTTTTCGTTTCCTATCTAGGATTAACTAAAATTGCAAGTGTCGCTGAAGAAATCAAAAATCCGGAAAGGAATATCCCTCTGGGAATGGCTTTATCATTGACCGTTACTTCACTCATATACTTTCTCGGAGTCTTTATCATGGTTTCATTGATCCATCCCGAGGAGTTCGCAGTTGATTTGGCACCTGCAGCAACTGCTGTAAATGTATTATTCACATGGTTACCAGGGGATTTGGGAACCTATCTGATGATCGGCGCAGCTATGGCCGCTTTTGCTTCGACCGGTAATGCAGGCTTACTGTCTTCTTCTCGTTATCCTTTTGCAATGGGAAGAGATAAGTTGTTTCCTGCCTTGTTTTCGAAAGTTGGAAAAAAAGGAACTCCCGTGTTTTCTATCGTAATGACAGCCGCATTAATTGTCTTCTTCATTCTTATTTTATCAGAAGAAGGTATTGCTAAACTAGCTAGCACATTCAACCTTATTATCTTTTTACTTATAAATTTTGCAGTAATAGTTTTCCGAAGTAGTAAAATAAGTTCCTATGATCCGGGGTTTCATTCTCCGCTGTATCCCTGGATGCAAATTGCGGGTATGCTTATCTCCCTGGTTTTAATTGTATTTATGGGATGGGGAGCTATTCTGTTCAGTTTTGTTATTATTTTATTGGCTTCAATGTGGTTTTATTATTATGCCAAGAAAAATGTAAAGCGAGAGGGAGCGATTTATCACTGGTTCGCGCTTTTGGGACAGCACCAACATGTTGAGCTTGAAAACGAATTTATGACAATATTAAAAGAAAAAGGATTAAGACAGGGAGATCCATTTGATGAATTGATCATTAACTCCAAGATTACTAAAATTAAACAGGAGAAAATGACCTTTGAAGAATTGGTTGTTCAGGTGGCTGGTTGGCTTTCTTTTCAACTTGTTGTTTCTAAAAAGGAGCTTATTGATGACTTTCATGCACTAT
The window above is part of the uncultured Sunxiuqinia sp. genome. Proteins encoded here:
- the buk gene encoding butyrate kinase, which produces MNEYRILAINPGSTSTKFAVYFNEECKLNKTLRHSIDDLSRYTNILQQFDYRKGMIIDSLVEEGFEVDRIKYIIGRGGLTYPLESGVYMVDNEMLLHATQGVYGQHASNLGPLIADYIANQIPGAQAFIADPVVTDEISDIARITGHPNFEKRSIFHALNQKATARFHAKKQGEIYEDMNLIVAHLGGGISVGAHQKGRVVDVNNGLDGDGPFSPERSGGLPTGQVIDWCFDSNMTKDEVRRMVVGEGGYVAYLKTNNAKEVEELAGRGDAQAKLIQDAMAYQVAKSIGQMAVVFDGVVDAILLTGGVAYNNYLIDYIRKKVQFIAEVFVYPGEDELEALAKNALRVAREEVVAKKYQPRYPKA
- a CDS encoding amino acid permease; this encodes MKKTEKLKKELGLFDVFSISTGAMFSSGFFLLPGLASQYTGPSVFVAYLLAGLLILPAMFSIAEISTALPRSGGAYFFLDRSLGPLMGTIGGLGTYFALVFKTAFAIVGIGAYAAIFWDVPVKTIAVAATFFFMALNLIGAKKTSRMQSFLVVFLLVVLGTFVFDGLYRVFFTVGVDKPSINTHFNPFFTNGFEGLITAAGFVFVSYLGLTKIASVAEEIKNPERNIPLGMALSLTVTSLIYFLGVFIMVSLIHPEEFAVDLAPAATAVNVLFTWLPGDLGTYLMIGAAMAAFASTGNAGLLSSSRYPFAMGRDKLFPALFSKVGKKGTPVFSIVMTAALIVFFILILSEEGIAKLASTFNLIIFLLINFAVIVFRSSKISSYDPGFHSPLYPWMQIAGMLISLVLIVFMGWGAILFSFVIILLASMWFYYYAKKNVKREGAIYHWFALLGQHQHVELENEFMTILKEKGLRQGDPFDELIINSKITKIKQEKMTFEELVVQVAGWLSFQLVVSKKELIDDFHALSAFDSSLIKPEIAILHAKNSRIKKPLLHVILIEKGIPKPVTKSGIHSEDNIKIFFFLANPEGEPKLQLRMLARLIDIVEREDFVKELLNKDNDRSIKEYLLHNERYITVQLLRNTVQSELIGRYLKDVVFPENVLVAMVERDGLSFAPHGNTLLNKNDILTIIGEPQSISRLYKQYMQEEFKSKK
- a CDS encoding 3-hydroxyacyl-CoA dehydrogenase family protein: MASELIHEPIEEFGLIKKKVSKSLFSKIGIVGCGLVGQNIARVASFYGIEVVFIEVSEEKVREAYKNIGKILDNRIEHWGLTESEKRAILARIKGSLDYKDLAGCDFVVEAIRAVDRGGKIKERKKIFKKIEKVVHHDCIIGTNSTTIVITELSSEMKHKDRCVSLHFLVSSREARIMEVVKGLYTSEEAYDKVCKFVKLINRKIVPVEESAGLVSVRLFVVLLNEACEILLEGVANMEDIDATMKIGLGMRLGPFEVADKMGLDKIVRWMENIYSEFGDVHYKPSPYIKRLVRAKQLGIASGKGFYEYDEDGNRIKGSANNC
- the pta gene encoding phosphate acetyltransferase yields the protein MKLLERVIKNAQSYQKRIVLPEGIEPRTLRATEIILNENIARIILLGNPGEIMQAAEDLGVNIKGAVLIDPKTDERRSAYADLMVEIRKSKGLTKEQALEMLNDPLVFAPLMIKSGDADGEIAGAINATGDVLRPAFQFVKTLPGVSVVSGAFLMFVNDPHFGHDGILVFADCAVMPDPDERQLAEIAVTTAGTAKALVGMEPRVAMLSFSTKGSAKHERVDKVVNATRIAKELDGELKIDGELQLDAALIPEVAKLKAPDSEVAGRANVLVFPGLEAANIGYKLVQRLSQAEAIGPVLQGMAAPINDLSRGCSVSDIVNMVAITSNQAAAMFK
- a CDS encoding acetate kinase; the protein is MKILVLNCGSSSIKYQLFNMDDQSVIAKGGVEKIGMKGSFLKHNHADGRKIMFEGEILDHKSGIEYILGILTSQKYGCLESLEEIDAVGHRVVHGGEYFHDSELITHEVIDALVKCTDLAPLHNPPNLKGIEAMEELIPGIPQVGVFDTAFHQTMEPKSYMYGIPHVLYEKYSIRRYGFHGTSHRYVTKRACDLLGRDYENQKIISCHLGNGASVAAIKDGKSYDTSMGFTPLEGLVMGTRSGDLDIGVATYIMEKEELGLKSANTLFNKHSGMLGLSGVSSDMREIEEAAEEGNERARVALEIYDYRVKKYIGSYMAGMGGLDVLIFTGGIGENADTTRRGVAGDLEALGIKIDPEKNDGFRGEGVISTDDSPVTVIVVPTNEELMIALDTEKKVLSHAKV
- a CDS encoding FAD-linked oxidase C-terminal domain-containing protein codes for the protein MNTNDLFLELKQKLEGDVYTDNVQKVIYATDASSYREIPQAVCKPRNKEDIRQIIAFARKHKTSVIPRAGGTSLAGQVVGKGIVIDVSKYMNRIIELNVDENWVIVEPGVNLTELNMYLAPHGLQFGPETSTANRCCIGGMVGNNSCGLHSLIYGSARDHILEANCILSNGSDVVFKTLNTEEFLAKCNDKQDSLETRIYKNLYETLSNTNNQENIRSEYPDPKVKRRNNGYAIDILLETDPFTKNGEPINVCKLLAGSEGTLAFTTQIKLNLIPLPPKHKGLVCAHFNSLQEAYLGNLVALKHNPGAIELMDDIIMNCTKENIEQRKNRFFVQGDPKAMLMIEFARDTEEEIRRIAQKLEKDFREAGLGYHFPLVLGNDMIKRVWALRTAGLGLLSNIAGDRQSTTVIEDTAVAPDYLPDYMKEFDDILAKYGLSCVKYAHIATGEIHLRPLLNLKDESDVDLYHTIAKEIATLVKKYKGSLSGEHGDGRLRGEFIPFMLGEANYQLIKKLKQTWDPDNILNPGKIVDTPPITENLRYLIGETKKFDTTFDFSETKGFLRAIEKCNGTGGCRKSVLIGGSMCPTYMATKDEDKTTRGRANVLREFLTRSEKSNPFDHEEIYNILDLCISCKACKAECPSNVDMAKFKAEFLQHYYEIHGIPLRTRLIAYLPQLNNLGRTFRTVTNFVMTTNALKKAIGFAPERNLPKLSKLSLRKWYAKPRPSASLNKGKVYLFADEFTNENESDIGIKAILLLNKLGYEVEIPKHRESGRTYLSKGLIKTAKGIASKNVQQLMGLVTDSTPLIGIEPSAILAFRDEYPELVDDRLKGKAKELAKNSFLFDEFIASEFEKGKINQSLFTKATQSIKLHGHCQQKAIASTASTKTMLEIPKNYIVSEIPSGCCGMAGSFGYEKEHYELSQKIGELVLFPAVREAQQQEIISAPGTSCRHHILEGTGRKVLHPVEVLYDALS
- a CDS encoding class I SAM-dependent methyltransferase — translated: MNNFWDERFSSEEYVYGIEPNNFLKEELQKLTPGKILLPGEGEGRNAVFAAKSGWLVTAFDPSIEGKKKAEKLAQQLHVEFKYLTYSYDTIELGSESFDCIGLVFNHMPTDKRSSYHEKLAGYLKPGGALILEGFSKKQINNNTGGPRDIGMLFSKEELQADFGNFSKLEITEQEVVLDEGPFHKGLANVIRLVATK
- a CDS encoding phosphate acyltransferase, producing MSVKHLSDLYQLAQNRKPIKTIVVANGIDEHSIESIWKAHQLGIAKIILTGDRERIEDACKTLDITIGELQIIEASDDEDAARKSVDMVRKGNADILMKGLINTNKYMWAILNKELGLVNSGDLITHITLLENPNYHKLLLASDVAIIPFPSLKQKEVMIKYLIEVGHKLGIDEPKVAIIAPTEQVIDSIPSCADAAKLKIRGEDGYFKGGIVDGPMALDVAIDPESAKIKKITSACAGDADCLLFPSIDSGNVFYKTNTKLCHANQAAVVFGGKVPIVLSSRGDDTQTKLNSIVLAVLLSN